The Paraburkholderia fungorum genome window below encodes:
- the mmsB gene encoding multiple monosaccharide ABC transporter permease: MSNPLTTPASPEPQGGKLESVHALKRGLREYGLLVSLVIIMGFFQVSTNATLMQPLNLTNLILQNSYIVIMALGMLMVIVAGHIDLSVGSTSGFIGALAAVLMVQLNVDPILGTVICVAAGALIGAAQGYFVAFWRMPSFIVTLAGMLVFRGLTITLLQGQSIGPFPDVFAVVSSGFIPDFFHGQNLRITSLALGLLVGLTFFYIEFRHRAKATAHGVGTSSAGMFIAKNVVLTAFIVYFSYLLASYRGMPTVLIIMGVLIGAYTFVMNRTTIGRRIYAVGGNVKAAKLSGINTERVSFYTFINMGILAALAGLIFAARLNSATPKAGTGFELDVIAACFIGGASASGGVGKVMGAVIGAFIMGVMNNGMSIMGIGIDYQQVIKGLVLLAAVFIDVYNKNKIS, from the coding sequence ATGAGCAATCCTCTCACAACGCCAGCATCGCCTGAGCCTCAGGGCGGTAAGCTGGAATCCGTGCACGCTCTCAAGCGTGGCCTGCGCGAATATGGCTTGCTTGTTTCGCTGGTCATCATCATGGGTTTCTTTCAGGTGTCGACCAACGCCACCCTGATGCAACCACTGAATCTGACGAACCTGATCTTGCAAAACAGCTATATCGTCATCATGGCGCTCGGCATGTTGATGGTGATCGTAGCGGGGCACATCGATCTGTCCGTCGGTTCGACTTCAGGTTTTATCGGTGCGCTGGCGGCGGTCTTGATGGTCCAGTTGAACGTCGACCCGATCCTCGGAACAGTGATTTGTGTGGCTGCCGGCGCATTGATCGGTGCTGCGCAAGGCTACTTCGTTGCATTCTGGCGGATGCCGTCCTTCATCGTGACGCTCGCGGGCATGCTCGTTTTTCGCGGACTCACCATTACCCTCCTGCAAGGACAATCAATAGGACCTTTTCCGGATGTTTTCGCCGTCGTCAGTTCGGGCTTCATTCCTGATTTCTTCCACGGCCAAAACCTCCGAATTACGTCGCTTGCCCTGGGTCTCCTTGTCGGACTGACATTCTTCTACATCGAGTTCCGTCATCGGGCCAAAGCTACGGCGCATGGAGTCGGAACCAGTTCGGCCGGTATGTTTATCGCGAAGAATGTCGTCCTTACGGCCTTCATTGTTTACTTCTCTTATTTGCTCGCATCGTATCGAGGCATGCCTACGGTCCTCATTATTATGGGTGTCCTCATTGGCGCCTACACCTTCGTCATGAATCGGACCACGATCGGGCGGCGTATCTACGCGGTGGGTGGCAATGTGAAAGCGGCGAAGCTGTCGGGCATCAACACCGAGCGCGTTTCGTTCTACACATTCATCAATATGGGAATTCTGGCTGCACTTGCGGGCCTCATATTCGCTGCCCGCCTGAACAGTGCGACGCCAAAAGCCGGAACAGGTTTCGAGCTCGACGTGATTGCGGCGTGTTTCATCGGCGGTGCTTCGGCCTCTGGCGGAGTGGGCAAGGTCATGGGCGCGGTGATCGGCGCATTCATTATGGGCGTCATGAACAACGGTATGTCGATCATGGGGATTGGTATCGACTATCAACAGGTCATCAAAGGACTGGTTCTTCTTGCCGCCGTTTTCATCGACGTCTACAACAAGAACAAGATTTCGTAA
- the chvE gene encoding multiple monosaccharide ABC transporter substrate-binding protein: MNSLKLMTAALAVTLFTTASLAGAQEKGLVGISMPTKSSSRWISDGQSMVDAFKAKGYQPDLQYADDDVPNQIAQIENLITKGAKILVIAPIDGTTLSNALSKAQARGIKVIAYDRLIRGTKDVDYYATFDNFGVGVLMAQSVVKALDLNNRKTPANIEIFGGSADDNNAHVVYDGMLSVIKPYMDKGKVVVRSGQVAFDKVATFRWDGATAQARMDNLLSAYYGNSHVDAVLSPYDGISIGIISSLKGVGYGSAQQPMPIITGQDAEIPSVKAIIRGDQNTTIFKDTRELAKATVEMADAASSNKPVPVNDSKTYNNGVKVVPTYLLKPVVVNGGNWKSVLVTNSGYYKESQLK; encoded by the coding sequence CTAATGACCGCTGCGCTGGCAGTGACGCTTTTCACCACAGCTTCTCTCGCCGGCGCGCAGGAAAAAGGCCTGGTAGGTATTTCTATGCCGACCAAGTCGTCGTCGCGCTGGATTTCAGATGGTCAAAGCATGGTCGATGCATTCAAAGCAAAAGGCTATCAACCCGACCTTCAGTATGCGGACGATGACGTCCCGAATCAGATTGCACAGATCGAGAATCTGATCACCAAAGGAGCGAAGATCCTGGTTATCGCCCCGATCGATGGAACAACACTTTCCAACGCACTCAGCAAGGCTCAGGCTCGCGGAATCAAGGTCATCGCTTATGACCGCCTGATTAGAGGCACCAAGGACGTTGACTACTACGCGACGTTCGACAACTTCGGCGTTGGCGTTCTGATGGCCCAGTCAGTGGTTAAGGCACTCGACCTGAACAACCGAAAAACGCCGGCCAACATTGAAATCTTCGGCGGTTCCGCCGACGATAACAACGCTCACGTCGTCTACGACGGAATGCTCTCCGTCATCAAGCCGTACATGGACAAGGGCAAGGTTGTTGTTCGTAGCGGGCAGGTTGCGTTCGACAAGGTTGCGACTTTCCGCTGGGACGGGGCTACCGCGCAGGCTCGCATGGACAATCTGTTGAGCGCCTACTACGGGAACTCTCATGTAGACGCCGTTCTTTCGCCCTATGACGGAATCAGTATCGGCATCATTTCGTCACTCAAAGGAGTTGGGTACGGCTCTGCGCAACAACCCATGCCTATCATTACGGGCCAGGATGCTGAAATCCCAAGCGTGAAGGCCATTATTCGTGGCGATCAAAATACGACCATATTCAAAGACACGCGCGAACTGGCCAAGGCCACCGTCGAGATGGCAGATGCAGCTTCCAGCAATAAACCTGTACCGGTGAACGACTCCAAGACCTACAACAATGGAGTCAAGGTGGTTCCTACTTATCTCCTGAAACCGGTCGTGGTCAACGGTGGCAACTGGAAATCTGTTCTGGTCACGAACAGCGGCTACTACAAGGAATCACAGCTTAAGTGA
- the mmsA gene encoding multiple monosaccharide ABC transporter ATP-binding protein, with the protein MNTILEMRCIQKSFGGIKALNNVNLSVREGQIHAICGENGAGKSTLMKILSGVYPHGSYAGEVVYRGIERKFSGIHDSEQAGIIIIHQELTLVPMLSITENIFLGNEQAKGGVIDWQGSYAKTKLLLEKVGLNDSPDAPVVTLGIGKQQLVEIAKALSKEVKLLILDEPTASLNEKDSDTLLALLLELRERGVTAIIISHKLNEISRVADAITVIRDGSTVDELDCNAKTISEERIIKAMVGREMNDRYPPRTPNVGETIFEVSDWKVHHPNHLERQVIKGVTIHAKRGEVVGIAGLMGSGRTELAMSVFGRSYGKKITGTVTLHGKKVDVSTVPKAISHGLAYVTEDRKGAGLLLDDTIKRNISLANLKSISRLAIVDEHKENSIASNFRQKLRIRCHDLDQKVGNLSGGNQQKVVLSKWLHSAPEVLILDEPTRGIDVGAKYEIYTIINEAAADGKCVVMISSEMPELLGMCDRIYVMNEGRIVGELRGEDASQEKIMRAIMRNGVN; encoded by the coding sequence ATGAATACGATTCTAGAAATGCGCTGTATTCAAAAGAGCTTTGGCGGCATTAAAGCTTTGAATAACGTGAATCTGTCGGTCCGAGAGGGGCAGATCCACGCGATTTGCGGGGAGAATGGCGCGGGCAAGTCGACTCTCATGAAGATTTTGAGCGGCGTCTATCCACACGGATCGTACGCAGGCGAGGTGGTCTATCGTGGGATAGAACGCAAGTTTTCCGGCATCCACGACAGCGAGCAAGCCGGTATCATCATTATTCACCAGGAACTCACACTGGTGCCAATGCTCTCGATTACCGAAAATATTTTCCTCGGAAACGAACAGGCCAAAGGCGGCGTAATCGATTGGCAGGGATCGTACGCAAAGACCAAACTGCTGCTGGAGAAAGTCGGTCTCAACGACTCTCCCGATGCTCCCGTCGTGACACTCGGTATCGGAAAGCAGCAGCTCGTCGAAATCGCCAAGGCGTTGTCGAAAGAAGTGAAACTTCTCATTCTTGACGAGCCTACCGCGAGCCTCAACGAAAAAGACAGCGACACCCTGCTCGCACTTTTGCTTGAACTGCGCGAGCGAGGCGTAACTGCCATCATCATCTCGCACAAGCTCAACGAAATTTCTCGAGTAGCCGACGCGATTACCGTTATTCGCGACGGCTCGACGGTTGACGAACTGGACTGCAACGCCAAGACGATAAGCGAAGAGCGCATCATCAAGGCAATGGTAGGACGGGAAATGAATGACCGATATCCACCCCGTACACCCAATGTCGGCGAGACAATCTTTGAGGTGTCCGACTGGAAAGTTCACCACCCTAACCATCTTGAGCGGCAAGTTATCAAGGGTGTAACGATCCATGCCAAACGCGGCGAAGTTGTAGGGATTGCCGGACTGATGGGGTCCGGGCGGACCGAACTTGCCATGAGCGTGTTCGGCCGGTCTTACGGCAAGAAAATAACTGGCACCGTGACGCTGCATGGAAAGAAAGTCGACGTCTCGACCGTCCCGAAAGCGATCAGTCACGGCCTGGCTTACGTTACCGAAGACCGAAAGGGTGCTGGATTACTGCTGGACGACACCATCAAGAGAAACATTTCTCTAGCTAACCTGAAATCGATCTCTCGTCTGGCCATCGTTGACGAGCATAAGGAAAACTCGATTGCTTCAAACTTCAGGCAGAAGCTTCGCATTCGATGTCATGACCTCGACCAGAAAGTGGGGAATCTATCGGGTGGGAATCAACAGAAGGTAGTGCTGAGTAAATGGCTACATTCTGCGCCGGAAGTTCTCATTCTCGATGAGCCAACGCGTGGCATCGATGTAGGCGCGAAGTACGAAATCTACACAATCATCAACGAGGCGGCAGCGGACGGTAAATGCGTCGTCATGATCTCGTCCGAAATGCCAGAACTTCTGGGCATGTGCGACCGCATATACGTGATGAACGAAGGACGAATCGTAGGCGAGTTGCGAGGCGAAGACGCCAGCCAGGAAAAAATCATGCGTGCCATTATGAGAAACGGAGTTAATTAA
- a CDS encoding AraC family transcriptional regulator, with protein MGIGQKSVTSALVRRGMQSALRLGMDIREFQKLTEISEAEANQIGGRVAGVKYISMLNLIERLPEPVNLAIPGENDYLLEPFSSTIAVVSNAPNLIIAFEKCIELRAVIGEIDGMSFRQSGAQFQFDFLLDGSERTPLMALNSFGGVIKLAERYGGTKLQTPIIELVGPESPTWKNLVSELDCRVIFGKNSNRLTFSAPHATLRFPQHNELLFKIFSSKADFELRRLRENHSFQFKVETFLISLFSNGNILPFENNILLLTCQEFGLSRSALHRRLQQEDTNFQNVIARVRINEAKRLLIENRMQLSEIGDVLGFSSPSVFSRFFSDQAGISPSRFKFNHVDGRPVSGN; from the coding sequence ATGGGTATTGGCCAAAAATCCGTTACATCTGCTTTGGTGCGTCGCGGCATGCAAAGTGCCTTGCGTTTGGGAATGGATATTAGGGAATTCCAGAAACTCACCGAAATTTCGGAAGCTGAAGCAAATCAAATTGGCGGACGGGTAGCCGGGGTCAAATATATTTCAATGCTGAATTTGATCGAAAGACTCCCTGAGCCGGTCAACCTCGCGATCCCCGGTGAAAACGATTATTTACTCGAACCTTTCTCTAGTACCATCGCTGTGGTCTCCAATGCTCCTAATCTGATTATTGCATTTGAAAAATGCATCGAATTGCGCGCGGTAATTGGAGAAATTGATGGGATGTCTTTCAGGCAATCTGGTGCGCAATTTCAATTCGACTTCCTGCTCGACGGCTCTGAGCGAACGCCCTTGATGGCACTCAACAGTTTCGGAGGTGTCATCAAGCTCGCAGAGAGGTACGGCGGCACGAAACTCCAGACGCCCATCATTGAACTGGTCGGGCCGGAAAGCCCTACATGGAAGAATTTAGTTTCGGAATTAGATTGCCGGGTGATTTTCGGTAAAAATAGTAATCGTCTTACCTTTTCCGCTCCGCATGCCACTTTGCGATTTCCACAACATAACGAATTGCTTTTTAAAATATTTTCCAGTAAAGCCGATTTTGAACTCCGGCGCTTACGAGAAAACCATTCGTTTCAATTTAAAGTGGAAACTTTTTTGATTTCGTTGTTCTCAAATGGAAATATATTACCATTTGAGAACAACATTCTGCTCCTCACGTGCCAGGAGTTTGGACTGTCACGCTCGGCTCTACATAGAAGGCTGCAGCAGGAAGATACGAATTTTCAAAATGTTATTGCACGGGTACGGATTAATGAAGCCAAGCGGCTTTTGATTGAAAACCGAATGCAGTTATCGGAAATCGGCGATGTTCTCGGATTTTCATCGCCATCCGTCTTCTCTCGATTCTTTTCAGATCAGGCTGGAATTTCACCATCGCGCTTTAAATTCAATCATGTCGATGGCCGTCCAGTTTCGGGAAATTGA
- a CDS encoding sugar-binding domain-containing protein: MEDKETRLPSYGESLASPDRRRIMKMAAAIAALPLASACGSGGSELQAPSDVTLPDALKSASTRTVSFDANWQFFNGTLDPAAASLASFADQGWRSMNLPHDWSIEDLPGGSDDGQATSQPSHLFVFEQPTLTSSAPTRIGPFDKTASPGDRATGRTIGGEGWYRKHFTFKPTPGQQVELRFDGVYQNSDVWINGQHLGFHPYGYTAFAYDLTPYLVAGDNVIAVRVQNLGLNSRWYAGSGIYRHTHLTTTNAVRIPRFGVGLTTQQLSAGSATVNAQITVQNASTASVSTSVRILFFDASGKQVANASSAAQTIAAGASKDTLLTIAVPSPQIWSPDTPYLYTAVVQVNNAGTVTDQTLETFGIRTVTVSATDGFILNGTPLKLKGGNVHHTNGALGSISLGDEEYWRMSTLKAGGFNAVRCSHNPPSREFVQAAEKVGMILLNEFVDMWDVAKNPDDYHLYFPQYWESDLESWVLASRNSPAVCLWSIANEIYDSTTAQPRGQQLITKLKSLDTSRPVMQGGAQGILSIYNGPSVAPYTDFCDVHYEQSYVAARQAVPNKAWNQSESYASTFYDNWQQVTNNSFVVGDFVWTAWDYMGEAGLNVPALIDKGSDTETSFLGPGFSAFGEQAGGAWAPYPWFAAGCGDFDLIGQPTAQHLYRRAVWNASPIEMAVARPVSGNQQQQAFSFGWFDELESWTWDVPAATSMRVHVYTSADRVDLHLNGQLLQSLTLQATDKCIASFWVPYQAGTLQAIAFKNGTQIGSKTLTTTGASAAIQLSSDTLTLAASPDAVAHVLASVVDAQGRLVPDAVVRVSFAASGGQLAAVGSGNPHNVDSFQRGKRYSYHGKAMAYIRAPQNPGQIVVTASADGLSSASLTLTVA; the protein is encoded by the coding sequence TTGGAAGATAAAGAGACACGCCTGCCCTCCTACGGTGAATCGCTCGCTTCGCCTGACCGCCGACGCATTATGAAGATGGCGGCTGCTATTGCAGCCCTGCCACTGGCGTCTGCCTGCGGTAGCGGCGGCTCCGAACTTCAGGCCCCTAGCGATGTGACGCTACCTGACGCTCTTAAGAGCGCGAGCACCCGGACTGTATCGTTCGACGCAAACTGGCAATTCTTCAATGGCACGCTCGATCCAGCCGCTGCGTCCCTGGCATCGTTCGCCGATCAAGGGTGGCGGTCGATGAATTTACCGCATGACTGGAGTATCGAGGATCTTCCCGGCGGTAGCGACGACGGCCAGGCCACATCCCAGCCTTCTCATCTATTTGTTTTTGAGCAGCCGACACTCACCAGTTCTGCACCCACACGCATCGGGCCATTCGACAAGACAGCCAGTCCTGGAGATCGCGCAACCGGGCGCACCATCGGTGGCGAAGGTTGGTATCGGAAGCATTTCACCTTCAAGCCTACTCCCGGGCAGCAAGTCGAGTTGCGCTTTGACGGCGTCTATCAAAACTCCGATGTGTGGATCAATGGCCAGCATCTCGGTTTCCATCCGTACGGTTACACAGCGTTCGCGTACGACTTGACGCCTTATCTCGTTGCAGGAGACAACGTCATCGCGGTGCGCGTACAAAATCTCGGGCTAAACAGCCGATGGTACGCAGGTTCCGGCATATATCGGCACACGCACCTCACGACAACAAATGCAGTTCGTATTCCTCGGTTTGGCGTCGGACTGACCACACAACAATTGTCGGCGGGCTCAGCTACCGTCAACGCCCAGATCACAGTGCAGAACGCTTCAACTGCATCCGTTTCCACGTCTGTCCGGATCCTCTTCTTCGACGCGTCCGGCAAGCAGGTGGCCAACGCAAGCAGCGCCGCTCAGACAATCGCAGCAGGGGCTAGCAAGGACACTCTGCTGACGATCGCCGTTCCGAGCCCACAGATCTGGTCACCCGATACACCGTATCTGTACACGGCTGTGGTCCAGGTGAACAATGCTGGAACGGTCACTGACCAGACACTTGAGACTTTCGGCATCAGGACTGTGACGGTAAGTGCAACTGATGGATTTATCCTGAACGGAACTCCGCTCAAACTGAAGGGTGGCAATGTTCACCATACCAATGGGGCACTTGGCTCGATCAGTCTTGGTGACGAAGAATATTGGCGCATGTCTACGCTGAAAGCTGGAGGTTTCAATGCAGTCCGGTGCTCGCATAACCCGCCCAGCCGTGAATTTGTTCAAGCTGCCGAAAAGGTCGGAATGATCCTGCTGAACGAATTCGTCGATATGTGGGATGTCGCCAAGAACCCCGACGACTATCATTTGTATTTTCCGCAGTATTGGGAGAGCGACCTTGAAAGCTGGGTACTGGCATCGCGGAATAGCCCAGCAGTGTGCCTCTGGTCCATCGCAAATGAGATATACGATTCCACTACGGCTCAACCGAGAGGTCAGCAACTGATCACCAAGCTCAAAAGTCTGGATACCAGTCGACCAGTCATGCAGGGCGGTGCTCAAGGTATCCTGTCTATCTACAACGGTCCGTCGGTCGCACCGTACACGGACTTCTGCGACGTTCACTATGAACAGTCCTACGTCGCCGCACGCCAGGCCGTTCCAAATAAAGCCTGGAATCAATCGGAGAGCTACGCGTCTACGTTCTACGACAACTGGCAGCAGGTGACCAACAACAGTTTCGTCGTCGGCGACTTTGTCTGGACTGCGTGGGACTATATGGGCGAAGCAGGCCTGAACGTGCCAGCACTCATCGATAAAGGTAGTGACACAGAAACGTCCTTCTTGGGCCCGGGATTTTCGGCTTTCGGAGAGCAGGCTGGTGGTGCGTGGGCGCCGTACCCGTGGTTTGCCGCTGGTTGCGGTGATTTTGACCTGATCGGACAACCGACTGCCCAGCATCTCTATCGACGAGCAGTATGGAACGCCAGCCCGATCGAGATGGCAGTTGCAAGACCCGTTTCTGGAAATCAGCAGCAACAGGCTTTTTCATTCGGCTGGTTTGACGAGCTGGAAAGCTGGACGTGGGATGTTCCCGCTGCGACTTCAATGCGCGTCCACGTCTACACCAGCGCCGATCGGGTTGATCTGCATCTCAACGGGCAATTGCTCCAGTCGCTTACATTACAGGCAACCGATAAGTGCATCGCTTCGTTCTGGGTTCCTTATCAGGCAGGTACGTTGCAAGCCATAGCCTTTAAGAATGGCACCCAGATTGGCAGCAAAACACTCACCACTACGGGGGCGTCGGCCGCAATTCAGCTGTCATCGGACACTTTGACTCTGGCAGCAAGCCCGGACGCTGTGGCGCATGTGCTTGCCAGTGTAGTTGACGCACAAGGGCGTCTGGTACCTGATGCGGTAGTGCGTGTCAGCTTCGCTGCTTCAGGTGGCCAGTTGGCGGCCGTCGGAAGCGGCAATCCCCACAACGTCGACAGTTTCCAGCGCGGCAAGCGCTATTCGTACCATGGCAAAGCAATGGCATATATTCGAGCGCCGCAAAATCCTGGCCAAATCGTCGTTACTGCTAGTGCAGACGGATTGAGCTCGGCTTCGCTTACGCTGACGGTGGCTTGA